Proteins encoded in a region of the Halostella limicola genome:
- a CDS encoding LLM class flavin-dependent oxidoreductase — protein sequence MKLSAVDLSPVPADGTATDAYANTVEAARRAERLGFERFWVAEHHGMADTIAGTTPEVLLGHLAAETDSIRIGSGAVLLNHYSPFKVAEQFGALDALAPGRVDAGLGRANGSPAADRALGTERRVRNPDEDHAEKIEAVVNHLYDDYPDDHAYADLTIPRSGEDPPTPWVLGSSPSSAALAGELGLRYCFAAFIRPGLATRSFEAYRDRFRASPLSGGVDEPEGMVAVNAVCAETDEEAARLRAVAEASFARMQRGEVGTRPSVEEAVDELGGVPEPTPATLDAGEWPRAISGSPDTLAGLLDQLADRVGVDEVMIQHVVGDHGDALRSHELLADGVGLDPR from the coding sequence ATGAAACTCTCCGCTGTCGATCTCTCCCCGGTCCCCGCCGACGGCACCGCGACCGACGCCTACGCGAACACCGTCGAGGCCGCGCGGCGGGCCGAGCGGCTCGGGTTCGAGCGGTTCTGGGTGGCCGAGCACCACGGCATGGCGGACACCATCGCGGGCACGACGCCCGAGGTGCTGCTCGGGCACCTCGCCGCCGAGACCGACTCGATCCGGATCGGTTCCGGGGCAGTGCTGCTCAACCACTACAGCCCGTTCAAGGTCGCCGAGCAGTTCGGCGCGCTGGACGCGCTCGCGCCGGGCCGCGTCGACGCCGGGCTGGGACGGGCGAACGGGTCGCCGGCCGCCGACCGCGCCCTCGGGACCGAGCGGCGCGTCCGGAACCCCGACGAGGACCACGCCGAGAAGATCGAGGCCGTCGTCAACCACCTCTACGACGACTACCCCGACGACCACGCCTACGCCGACCTGACGATCCCGCGCTCCGGCGAGGACCCGCCGACGCCGTGGGTGCTGGGATCGAGCCCGTCGAGCGCTGCCCTCGCGGGCGAACTCGGGCTGCGCTACTGCTTCGCGGCGTTCATCCGCCCGGGGCTGGCGACGCGCTCCTTCGAGGCGTACCGCGATCGCTTCCGGGCGTCGCCGCTCTCCGGCGGCGTCGACGAACCTGAGGGGATGGTCGCGGTGAACGCGGTCTGTGCCGAGACCGACGAGGAGGCGGCACGGCTCCGAGCGGTCGCCGAGGCGTCGTTCGCGCGGATGCAGCGCGGGGAGGTCGGGACGAGGCCGTCCGTCGAGGAGGCCGTCGACGAACTCGGCGGCGTCCCCGAGCCGACGCCCGCGACGCTCGACGCGGGCGAGTGGCCGCGGGCGATCTCCGGGAGCCCGGACACGCTCGCCGGGCTGCTCGACCAGCTCGCGGACCGCGTCGGCGTCGACGAGGTGATGATCCAGCACGTCGTCGGCGACCACGGGGACGCGCTCCGGTCGCACGAACTGCTCGCCGACGGCGTCGGACTCGATCCGCGCTGA
- a CDS encoding RlmE family RNA methyltransferase, translating into MAGKDEYYNRAKQEGYRTRAAYKLKQLDELEGLIGPGNTVVDLGAAPGGWMQVAAEMAGEGGTVIGVDRQRIDPLEDDHGARVETVRGDMTEEETREEVVEIAGEADVVLSDLAPNMTGEYGLDHARSVHLARQAFETALELLDSGGDFAVKVFEGRDLDDLRDDIEEEFEYVRTTSPDASRDESSEVYLIAKGRLTAPVREGDRLTVEIVDEGSEGDGVAKVDDYTLFVREGDVGEEVEIEVTDVKPRFGFAKRVD; encoded by the coding sequence ATGGCGGGTAAGGACGAGTACTACAACAGGGCGAAACAGGAGGGCTACCGCACTCGCGCGGCCTACAAGCTGAAGCAGCTCGACGAGCTGGAGGGGCTGATCGGCCCCGGCAACACGGTCGTCGACCTCGGGGCCGCGCCCGGCGGCTGGATGCAGGTCGCCGCGGAGATGGCCGGCGAGGGCGGCACCGTCATCGGCGTCGACCGCCAGCGCATCGACCCGCTGGAGGACGACCACGGCGCGCGCGTCGAGACCGTCCGCGGGGACATGACCGAGGAGGAGACCCGCGAAGAGGTCGTCGAGATCGCCGGCGAAGCCGACGTGGTCCTCTCGGACCTCGCGCCGAACATGACCGGCGAGTACGGCCTCGATCACGCCCGCTCGGTCCACCTCGCCCGGCAGGCGTTCGAGACGGCGCTGGAACTGCTCGACAGCGGCGGCGACTTCGCCGTGAAGGTGTTCGAGGGCCGGGACCTGGACGACCTGCGCGACGACATCGAGGAGGAGTTCGAGTACGTCCGCACGACCAGCCCCGACGCCTCCCGCGACGAGTCCTCCGAGGTGTACCTCATCGCCAAGGGCCGTCTGACCGCGCCCGTCCGCGAGGGCGACCGCCTGACCGTCGAGATCGTCGACGAGGGGAGCGAGGGCGACGGCGTCGCCAAGGTCGACGACTACACGCTGTTCGTCCGCGAGGGCGACGTGGGCGAGGAGGTAGAGATCGAAGTGACCGACGTGAAGCCCCGGTTCGGCTTCGCGAAGCGCGTCGACTGA
- a CDS encoding ribbon-helix-helix domain-containing protein: MPKISVEIPEELLADLDRHVGDDGKYVNRSEAVRASIRKNLDILDEIDERHGRLDDDGE, encoded by the coding sequence ATGCCCAAGATAAGCGTCGAGATCCCCGAGGAACTCCTCGCGGACCTCGATCGGCACGTCGGCGACGACGGCAAGTACGTCAACCGGAGCGAGGCGGTCCGGGCGTCGATCCGGAAGAACCTGGACATCTTGGACGAGATCGACGAGCGCCACGGCCGCCTGGACGACGACGGCGAGTGA
- the tatC gene encoding twin-arginine translocase subunit TatC codes for MSSAIDEDTARAVNSGRETIGAVLSSAQSHLQKVFMVFVIGLVGTIYALRTFVWDFLQSNTTSQLGGTVADGQVDFIVRTPFDVILLQVKIGLLVGVLLAIPFLLYYSRDALAERGYDSVVPVTRARVAGFITLSLLLFAGGVVYAYAVFFPFMFEFLAVNAVRAEIKPSYGIVLYTQFLLLLTASFGLAAQLPLAMSVLSYAEIVPYETFRDKWRYAILGIFAFGALFSPPDPFTQIMWAAPLIVLYVLSLGLAKIVTNARRIGAAPDAVEEGSMGRSVAALVGIAAATVVGTLAAVRGGGVGYANREILPAVERSVVPVLNESLLPLIPFGPESVTTRPLTAPTGILDQLLVAVEVGVIVALLLVLAYTVRVLRQPVAPRVDPVSGAPDPAEIDLGPLDADGVRAAPDEVFAAMTEDEALARAREAMDADEPDKAEAILDRFDEVDAKAEAEEDGAEAEEVATPAGGETPEDDPVTSTTAGMVDAFTEDETTEEDIGGYFYDIRFILESLTSKMFRIVAVFMAVLAGSFLWLYRGGIGQIREDFLRKMPPEVIGEVQNPVIAMHPVEALIFEVKVSTILGAIAVLPMVAYYAWPAAAERGFVSGDRRVFGLWGVAILAGVVGGSAVGYLWVAPTIISYLVADAQQAGMIISYRLKNFFWLIFLTTAGIGILGDILVSQLMFHYGGIVSFESMYERWRIVTILIFALAGVLTPSGVLTMFIVAIPVALVYLLGLGILWVVTLPRRARGRTA; via the coding sequence ATGAGTTCGGCCATCGACGAGGACACCGCCCGCGCCGTCAACTCCGGTCGCGAGACGATCGGCGCCGTGCTGTCGTCCGCGCAGTCGCACCTCCAGAAGGTGTTCATGGTGTTCGTCATCGGTCTGGTCGGCACTATCTACGCCCTGCGGACGTTCGTCTGGGACTTCCTCCAGTCGAACACCACCTCGCAGCTCGGCGGCACGGTCGCCGACGGGCAGGTGGACTTCATCGTCCGGACGCCGTTCGACGTGATCCTGTTGCAGGTGAAGATCGGCCTGCTCGTCGGCGTCCTGCTCGCGATCCCGTTCCTGCTGTACTACTCCCGGGACGCGCTGGCCGAGCGCGGGTACGACTCCGTCGTCCCGGTCACCCGCGCCCGCGTCGCCGGCTTCATCACCCTCTCCCTGCTCCTGTTCGCCGGCGGCGTCGTGTACGCCTACGCCGTCTTCTTCCCGTTCATGTTCGAGTTCCTCGCGGTCAACGCCGTCCGCGCGGAGATCAAACCCAGCTACGGGATCGTCCTCTACACGCAGTTCCTGCTCCTGCTGACCGCGTCGTTCGGGCTCGCCGCGCAGCTCCCGCTCGCGATGAGCGTCCTCTCGTACGCCGAGATCGTCCCGTACGAGACGTTCCGCGACAAGTGGCGGTACGCGATCCTCGGCATCTTCGCGTTCGGCGCGCTGTTTTCCCCGCCCGACCCCTTCACCCAGATAATGTGGGCGGCGCCGCTCATCGTCCTCTACGTCCTCAGCCTCGGCCTCGCGAAGATCGTGACGAACGCCCGCCGGATCGGCGCGGCCCCCGACGCCGTCGAGGAGGGGTCGATGGGCCGCTCCGTCGCCGCGTTGGTCGGCATCGCCGCCGCGACGGTCGTCGGCACGCTCGCAGCGGTCCGCGGCGGGGGCGTCGGCTACGCGAACCGGGAGATCTTGCCGGCCGTCGAGCGCTCCGTCGTGCCGGTGCTCAACGAGTCGCTCCTCCCGCTGATACCGTTCGGGCCGGAGAGCGTGACGACGCGGCCGCTGACGGCGCCAACCGGGATCCTCGACCAGCTACTCGTCGCCGTCGAGGTGGGCGTGATCGTCGCCCTCCTCCTCGTGCTCGCCTACACCGTCAGGGTGCTCCGCCAGCCCGTCGCGCCGCGGGTCGACCCCGTCTCCGGCGCGCCGGACCCCGCCGAGATCGACCTCGGCCCCCTCGACGCCGACGGCGTCCGCGCCGCGCCCGACGAGGTGTTCGCCGCGATGACCGAGGACGAGGCGCTGGCCCGCGCCCGCGAGGCGATGGACGCCGACGAGCCGGACAAGGCCGAGGCGATCCTCGACCGGTTCGACGAGGTCGACGCGAAGGCCGAGGCCGAGGAGGACGGCGCCGAGGCCGAGGAGGTCGCTACGCCGGCCGGCGGCGAGACGCCCGAGGACGACCCCGTCACCAGCACCACCGCCGGCATGGTCGACGCGTTCACCGAGGACGAGACGACCGAGGAGGACATCGGCGGCTACTTCTACGACATCCGGTTCATCCTGGAGAGCCTCACGTCGAAGATGTTCCGCATCGTCGCGGTGTTCATGGCCGTGCTCGCCGGCTCCTTCCTCTGGCTCTACCGCGGCGGCATCGGCCAGATTCGGGAGGACTTCCTCCGGAAGATGCCGCCCGAGGTCATCGGCGAGGTCCAGAACCCCGTCATCGCGATGCACCCGGTCGAGGCGCTCATCTTCGAGGTGAAGGTCAGCACCATCCTCGGCGCGATCGCCGTCCTCCCGATGGTCGCGTACTACGCCTGGCCCGCCGCGGCAGAGCGCGGATTCGTCAGCGGCGACCGCCGCGTGTTCGGCCTCTGGGGCGTCGCCATCCTCGCCGGTGTCGTCGGCGGGAGCGCGGTCGGCTACCTCTGGGTCGCACCGACGATCATCTCGTATCTCGTCGCCGACGCCCAGCAGGCCGGCATGATCATCTCCTACCGCCTGAAGAACTTCTTCTGGCTCATCTTCCTCACCACGGCGGGGATCGGCATCCTCGGCGACATCCTCGTCAGCCAGCTCATGTTCCACTACGGCGGCATCGTCTCCTTCGAGTCGATGTACGAGCGCTGGCGGATCGTCACCATCCTCATCTTCGCGCTCGCCGGCGTGCTCACCCCCTCCGGCGTGCTCACGATGTTCATCGTCGCCATCCCCGTCGCTCTGGTCTACCTGCTCGGGCTCGGGATCCTCTGGGTGGTCACGCTGCCGCGGCGCGCCCGGGGTCGGACGGCCTGA
- a CDS encoding twin-arginine translocase subunit TatC translates to MPDESEDDSGLTKNDPDETWESPEPEPQEVPDHEAPATEDRPDESLQPPTAETRTGDAPVDPADDVDGTTPPGASTPPGAPAHGGGETGVDDDEEWTEPPDDEELPLAVHIEEMVKRLAVVAFVAAIVTSAAFPFAQDFITTIWYNVHPGTVAECPGAQQCAPPHVYGPLELKLAELKLASLAGVVLALPVFVYETYLFMRPGLYPQERRYYLAAVPTSLVLAIVGVSFAYFLILPALFTYFLYYSEQTADIAFALQDTFNLILMMMGTLAVVFQIPLFIMLAIMMGITTRRWLAARRLYFWGAFLGIAFLFSPDPTGMAPIMVAGTMVVLFEGTLLLLRWVGR, encoded by the coding sequence ATGCCGGACGAGTCGGAGGACGATTCTGGGCTGACGAAAAACGACCCCGACGAGACGTGGGAGTCACCGGAGCCGGAGCCGCAGGAGGTGCCCGACCACGAGGCTCCCGCGACGGAGGACCGCCCGGACGAGTCGCTCCAGCCGCCCACCGCCGAGACGAGAACGGGTGACGCGCCCGTCGACCCGGCCGACGACGTCGACGGGACGACCCCGCCGGGCGCGTCGACCCCGCCGGGAGCGCCGGCCCACGGCGGCGGCGAGACCGGCGTCGACGACGACGAGGAGTGGACGGAGCCGCCGGACGACGAGGAGCTCCCGCTCGCCGTCCACATCGAGGAGATGGTCAAGCGCCTCGCCGTCGTCGCCTTCGTCGCCGCCATCGTCACCTCCGCCGCCTTCCCCTTCGCGCAGGACTTCATCACCACCATCTGGTACAACGTCCACCCGGGGACGGTCGCCGAGTGCCCGGGCGCACAGCAGTGCGCGCCGCCGCACGTGTACGGCCCGCTCGAACTGAAGCTGGCCGAGCTGAAACTCGCCAGCCTCGCCGGGGTCGTCCTCGCGCTCCCCGTGTTCGTCTACGAGACGTACCTGTTCATGCGGCCGGGGCTGTACCCGCAGGAGCGCCGGTACTACCTCGCGGCCGTGCCGACGAGCCTCGTCCTCGCCATCGTCGGCGTCTCCTTCGCGTACTTCCTGATCCTCCCCGCGCTGTTCACGTACTTCCTCTACTACTCCGAGCAGACCGCGGACATCGCGTTCGCGCTCCAGGACACGTTCAACCTGATCCTCATGATGATGGGGACGCTGGCAGTCGTCTTCCAGATCCCGCTTTTCATCATGCTCGCCATCATGATGGGGATCACGACGCGGCGGTGGCTCGCGGCCCGCCGCCTCTACTTCTGGGGCGCCTTCCTCGGCATCGCGTTCCTGTTCAGCCCCGACCCCACCGGGATGGCGCCCATCATGGTCGCCGGGACGATGGTCGTCCTGTTCGAGGGGACGCTCCTGTTGCTGCGCTGGGTCGGGCGCTGA